A window of Campylobacter cuniculorum DSM 23162 = LMG 24588 contains these coding sequences:
- the grpE gene encoding nucleotide exchange factor GrpE yields MENQENENQCGENEKTENQNFEQETSSNEESHQEAKLQKEFDELKDKYIRANAEFENIKKRMEKEKLNALVYANESFARDLLDVIDALEAAINVEANDELSLKIKEGVQNTLDLFFKKLEKHGVKAIEELKEFDPNLHEAMFHTQSAEHSSGEIVQVLQKGYKIADRVIRPTKVSVAK; encoded by the coding sequence GTGGAAAATCAGGAAAATGAAAATCAATGCGGAGAGAATGAAAAAACTGAAAATCAAAATTTTGAGCAAGAAACTTCATCAAATGAAGAATCCCATCAAGAAGCAAAATTGCAAAAAGAATTTGACGAACTTAAGGACAAATACATTAGAGCCAATGCTGAATTTGAAAATATTAAGAAAAGAATGGAAAAAGAAAAACTTAATGCTTTAGTGTATGCAAATGAAAGTTTTGCTAGGGATTTACTCGATGTTATAGATGCTTTAGAAGCAGCAATTAATGTTGAGGCAAATGATGAGTTGAGTTTAAAAATCAAAGAAGGAGTGCAAAATACTTTAGATTTATTTTTCAAAAAACTTGAAAAACATGGTGTAAAAGCCATTGAAGAACTCAAAGAATTTGACCCTAATTTGCACGAGGCTATGTTTCATACCCAAAGTGCAGAGCATTCAAGCGGTGAAATTGTGCAAGTACTTCAAAAGGGCTATAAGATTGCAGACCGTGTCATCCGCCCAACCAAAGTTAGTGTGGCAAAATGA
- a CDS encoding valine--tRNA ligase, whose protein sequence is MYDKSIEKKYYRLCEERGYFEIDSNQSLQKEGKNFCIMMPPPNVTGSLHIGHALTFTLQDIMTRYKRMDGYKTLYQPGLDHAGIATQNVVEKQLLAQGIKKEELGRKKFIQKIWEWKEQSEGKILEQMRTLGITPAWSRLRFTMDKGLVNAVRKAFVELYDKRLIERGNYMINWCTHDGALSDIEVTYKENKGKLYHIKYFLKDSEDFLVVATTRPETFFGDTAVMVHPDDERYQAFIGKELILPLSKKTIKIIADDYVDKSFGTGVVKVTPAHDMNDYEVGLRHNLEFISVFDEKGILNEHCLEFQGLERLKAREKIVQKLQNLGFIERIEEHTNQVGYCYRCNNIVEPYISKQWFVKKEIAKESIEKVALGESKFYPSHWINSFNAWMKDLKPWCISRQLWWGHQIPVYYCECSYEWASEDEPEFCPKCKNKNFTQDPDVLDTWFSSGLWAMSTLGWGNGNWGKNELWFEDDLKEFYPNSLLITGFDILFFWVARMMFQSTNALKILPFKDIYLHALVKDEQGRKMSKSLGNVINPNESIQEYSADILRFTLALLAIQGRDIKLSNEKLLQVRNFTNKIYNAAHYLLLNQKHFEDLDKIEIQSPLGKYMYAKFIECIGQTRENLDHYRFNDAANTLYKFFWDDFCDWGIELSKAEKSSVKELGSIFKEALRLLSPFMPFISEYLYHLLSASKLENAPSIMISKYPDFKDKDENIEKIFSLLIESIVSIRRAKSLVELGNSKIQKAFIKLNDSKQEQELNQYKNFITLLAKCEEIEFINEKLQKAICDVSENLEIFIALENIDLSAMISRLEKQKEKISKESAKLDSMLNNEKFLAHAPLEVVKQNKTALENLKNQLEKIEAELGYLKG, encoded by the coding sequence ATGTATGATAAGAGTATAGAAAAAAAATACTACAGACTTTGTGAAGAACGAGGGTATTTTGAGATTGATTCAAATCAATCCCTTCAAAAAGAAGGTAAGAATTTTTGCATTATGATGCCACCACCTAATGTTACAGGCAGTTTGCACATAGGACATGCCTTAACTTTTACTTTGCAAGACATTATGACTCGCTATAAAAGAATGGACGGCTACAAAACTCTCTATCAACCCGGACTGGACCACGCGGGAATCGCAACTCAAAATGTTGTGGAAAAACAACTTTTAGCACAGGGCATTAAAAAAGAAGAACTTGGCAGAAAAAAATTCATCCAAAAAATATGGGAATGGAAAGAACAAAGCGAAGGAAAGATTTTAGAGCAGATGAGGACGCTTGGAATTACTCCAGCGTGGAGTCGTTTGCGTTTTACTATGGATAAAGGGCTTGTAAATGCTGTAAGAAAAGCTTTTGTGGAACTTTATGATAAGAGATTGATTGAGCGCGGAAATTATATGATTAATTGGTGCACTCATGACGGAGCCTTAAGTGATATAGAAGTTACATATAAAGAGAACAAAGGCAAACTCTATCATATAAAATATTTTTTAAAAGACAGCGAAGACTTTCTTGTTGTTGCAACCACAAGACCTGAAACCTTTTTTGGTGATACGGCTGTCATGGTTCATCCGGATGATGAAAGATATCAAGCCTTTATAGGCAAAGAATTGATTTTGCCTTTGAGTAAAAAAACGATTAAAATCATTGCTGATGATTATGTTGATAAGAGTTTTGGAACGGGAGTGGTGAAGGTGACTCCAGCACATGATATGAATGATTATGAAGTGGGCTTAAGGCATAATTTAGAATTCATCAGTGTTTTTGATGAAAAAGGAATTTTAAATGAGCATTGTTTAGAATTTCAAGGTTTAGAAAGATTAAAAGCTCGCGAAAAAATCGTGCAAAAACTCCAAAATTTAGGTTTTATTGAAAGGATAGAAGAACATACGAATCAAGTGGGATACTGCTATCGTTGTAATAATATAGTCGAACCTTATATTTCAAAACAATGGTTTGTTAAAAAAGAGATTGCTAAAGAGAGTATTGAAAAGGTTGCCTTAGGTGAGAGTAAATTTTATCCGAGTCATTGGATTAATAGCTTTAATGCTTGGATGAAGGATTTAAAACCTTGGTGCATCTCAAGGCAGCTTTGGTGGGGGCATCAAATTCCTGTGTATTATTGTGAATGCTCCTATGAGTGGGCAAGTGAAGATGAACCTGAATTTTGTCCAAAATGTAAAAATAAAAATTTCACTCAAGACCCTGATGTGCTCGATACTTGGTTTTCATCGGGACTTTGGGCGATGAGTACTTTGGGCTGGGGAAATGGAAATTGGGGTAAAAATGAACTTTGGTTTGAAGATGATTTGAAAGAATTTTATCCTAATTCTTTATTGATTACAGGCTTTGATATTTTGTTTTTTTGGGTCGCTAGAATGATGTTTCAAAGCACAAATGCCTTAAAAATTCTCCCTTTTAAAGATATTTATCTCCATGCCTTAGTTAAAGATGAACAAGGCAGAAAAATGAGTAAAAGTCTTGGAAATGTGATAAATCCTAATGAAAGCATTCAAGAGTATAGTGCGGATATTTTGCGTTTTACTCTTGCTTTATTAGCCATACAAGGAAGAGACATAAAATTAAGCAATGAAAAGCTTTTACAGGTAAGAAATTTCACAAACAAAATTTATAACGCAGCTCATTATTTGCTTTTAAATCAAAAACATTTTGAGGATTTAGACAAGATAGAAATTCAAAGTCCTTTAGGAAAATACATGTATGCTAAATTCATAGAATGCATTGGGCAAACAAGGGAAAATTTAGACCATTATCGTTTTAATGATGCGGCAAATACTTTATATAAATTCTTTTGGGATGATTTTTGCGATTGGGGTATAGAATTAAGTAAGGCTGAAAAATCAAGTGTTAAGGAATTGGGAAGCATTTTCAAAGAAGCCTTAAGGCTTTTAAGCCCTTTTATGCCTTTTATCAGCGAATATTTATATCATCTTTTAAGTGCAAGTAAGCTTGAAAATGCCCCTTCGATAATGATAAGTAAATACCCCGATTTTAAAGATAAAGATGAAAATATAGAAAAAATTTTTTCTTTACTTATAGAAAGTATTGTCAGCATAAGACGTGCAAAAAGTTTGGTTGAACTTGGGAATTCTAAAATTCAAAAAGCCTTCATCAAGCTCAATGATTCAAAACAAGAACAAGAACTCAATCAATATAAGAATTTTATCACCTTACTTGCTAAATGTGAAGAGATAGAATTTATAAACGAAAAATTACAAAAAGCCATTTGCGATGTGAGTGAAAATTTAGAAATTTTTATCGCTCTTGAAAATATAGACCTTAGTGCTATGATTTCAAGACTTGAAAAACAAAAAGAAAAAATCAGTAAAGAAAGTGCAAAACTCGATTCTATGTTAAATAATGAAAAATTCTTAGCTCATGCACCTTTAGAAGTGGTCAAACAAAATAAAACTGCCTTAGAAAATTTAAAAAATCAGCTTGAAAAAATCGAAGCGGAGCTTGGTTATTTAAAGGGTTAA
- the tpx gene encoding thiol peroxidase, translating to MSSVTFKGNKITLKGQNLEVNDKAPVVKLKAKDLSVVEIGTAGKTQILLSMPSLDTAVCATEAREFNKKISSYPGAEVIVITLDLPFAMGRFCSTEGIDNLIVGSDFLAKEFGEKYGVLIGDGPLEGLLARAIFVVKDGKIAYKDIVSEVTNLPDISKLDAFFANKGGCGCGCSH from the coding sequence ATGAGTTCAGTAACCTTTAAAGGAAATAAAATTACACTTAAAGGACAAAATTTAGAAGTTAATGATAAAGCACCTGTTGTAAAACTTAAGGCAAAAGATTTGAGTGTGGTTGAGATTGGCACTGCAGGTAAAACTCAAATTTTACTTTCTATGCCAAGTTTAGATACCGCTGTCTGTGCAACTGAAGCAAGAGAATTTAACAAAAAAATTTCATCTTATCCGGGAGCTGAAGTTATCGTTATAACTCTTGATTTGCCTTTTGCTATGGGAAGATTTTGTAGCACTGAAGGCATTGATAATTTGATTGTTGGAAGCGATTTTTTAGCAAAAGAATTCGGTGAAAAATATGGAGTTTTAATTGGAGATGGTCCTCTTGAAGGTTTGCTTGCTAGAGCTATTTTTGTTGTGAAAGATGGAAAGATTGCCTATAAAGATATAGTAAGCGAAGTAACTAACTTACCAGACATTTCTAAACTTGATGCTTTCTTTGCAAATAAAGGCGGTTGCGGTTGCGGTTGTTCTCACTAA
- a CDS encoding MetQ/NlpA family ABC transporter substrate-binding protein codes for MKIKSLLIASLLGLGLNLNALEIISVAATPVPHAEILEQIKPDLEKEGYKLEIKEFTDYVLPNLATDNGEVDANFFQHIPYLEEFNKNQGTKLVKVASVHIEPMAVYSKRYKNFNDIKEGISIAIPNDPTNESRALDIIAKAGLASFNDNALKTPLDIVDNPKKIKFAELKPAQLPRALDDADFAIINSNYALSANLNPVKDSVFIEDKESPYVNVLVVKEGNENSPKTKALIKAIQSDKVKKFILEKYNGSVIPAF; via the coding sequence ATGAAAATTAAGTCTTTACTTATAGCGAGTCTTTTAGGTTTGGGTTTAAATTTAAATGCTTTAGAAATCATCTCTGTTGCGGCTACTCCCGTTCCTCACGCTGAAATTTTAGAGCAGATTAAACCTGATTTAGAAAAAGAAGGTTACAAACTTGAAATTAAAGAATTTACAGATTATGTCTTACCAAATCTTGCAACAGATAATGGTGAAGTCGATGCAAATTTCTTTCAACACATACCTTATTTAGAGGAATTTAATAAAAATCAAGGCACGAAACTTGTCAAAGTAGCCTCTGTGCATATTGAACCTATGGCGGTTTATTCTAAAAGATATAAAAATTTTAACGATATAAAAGAAGGTATAAGCATTGCTATCCCAAATGACCCAACCAATGAAAGCCGTGCTTTGGATATTATCGCTAAAGCTGGACTTGCAAGTTTTAATGATAATGCTTTAAAAACTCCACTTGATATTGTGGATAATCCTAAAAAAATCAAATTTGCAGAGCTTAAACCCGCTCAACTTCCAAGGGCTTTAGATGATGCAGATTTTGCCATTATCAATTCAAATTATGCTCTCTCTGCAAATTTAAATCCTGTGAAAGATTCTGTATTCATTGAAGACAAAGAAAGTCCTTATGTTAATGTGCTTGTTGTCAAGGAAGGAAATGAAAACAGCCCTAAAACAAAGGCTTTAATCAAAGCCATTCAAAGTGATAAAGTTAAAAAATTTATCCTTGAAAAATACAATGGCTCTGTTATTCCTGCCTTTTAA
- a CDS encoding ATP-dependent helicase, with protein sequence MPLSRLNEEQLKAATANFGHNLIIASAGTGKTSTIVARIAYLLKQGIRAEKIMLLTFTNKASKEMIHRLSYHFDKNIIKKILAGTFHSVAYTLLKNSNKNLALKQASELKILLKSLYEKRTFRHLSEIKPYGASYLYDLYSLFQNKNTQGDFYTWFCKNYEEQSIYAEIYEDIFKEYEEEKIRFNYVDFNDLLINLKQLLKIQKYEFDEILVDEYQDTNALQSSLIEAFESKSLFCVGDYDQSIYAFNGADISIIGGFKQRFKDAQIFSLNKNYRSSRSILALANKVILNNERLYPKELIVTRNDEFKAPTLLSFDESFEQYEHIAQMILTSGVSFENIAVIFRNNSSADGLEVALRERGIASVRKGSGSFFESLEVKAFCAMLALVINPKDIMAFIHLMTYTKGVGNVLAKELFDALLKLGRGNLIQGFLNPDKNVNLKSEKKNNYDLGLFADLDEFASEKRFVLESEFNTHPILKLSKINEECAKNLEKIYIFIQKTNENHHSLNVINELCDNAFFKEICETLAIKRATNKAGQIDLLRKSENLEKISSKLAVLKELSKNYSDIYSYYNFLTLGSNEMNNSKGVNLLSIHASKGLEFDMVFVVDLAQGRFPNQKLMATSGSLEEERRLFYVAVTRAKNILYLSYAKYDRNKKANYAPSCFLIEAGFIDKNSS encoded by the coding sequence ATGCCTCTTTCGCGATTAAACGAAGAACAATTAAAAGCAGCAACTGCAAACTTTGGACACAATCTTATCATTGCAAGTGCAGGTACAGGTAAAACCTCGACTATTGTTGCAAGGATTGCATATCTTTTAAAACAAGGCATAAGAGCCGAAAAAATTATGCTTTTAACCTTTACAAATAAAGCAAGTAAAGAGATGATTCATCGTTTAAGCTATCATTTTGATAAAAATATTATAAAAAAAATCCTTGCTGGAACTTTTCACAGCGTTGCTTATACTTTACTTAAAAATTCTAATAAAAATTTAGCCTTAAAACAGGCTTCAGAATTAAAAATTTTACTCAAAAGTCTTTATGAAAAAAGGACATTCAGACATTTAAGTGAGATAAAACCTTATGGGGCAAGTTATCTTTATGATTTATATTCTTTATTTCAAAACAAAAACACTCAAGGAGATTTTTATACTTGGTTTTGCAAAAATTACGAAGAGCAAAGCATTTATGCAGAAATTTATGAAGATATTTTTAAAGAATATGAAGAAGAAAAAATAAGATTTAATTATGTGGATTTTAATGATTTATTAATAAATCTTAAACAGCTCTTAAAAATTCAAAAATATGAATTCGATGAAATTTTAGTCGATGAGTATCAGGATACAAATGCTTTGCAAAGTTCATTGATTGAAGCTTTTGAGAGTAAGAGTCTTTTTTGCGTGGGAGATTATGATCAAAGCATTTATGCTTTTAATGGAGCAGATATTAGCATTATCGGTGGATTTAAGCAACGTTTTAAGGATGCACAAATTTTTTCTTTAAATAAAAATTACCGCTCCTCGAGAAGTATTTTAGCTTTGGCTAATAAAGTCATTTTAAACAATGAAAGATTGTATCCAAAAGAACTTATCGTTACAAGAAATGATGAATTTAAAGCCCCTACCTTGCTTAGTTTTGATGAAAGTTTTGAGCAATATGAGCATATTGCTCAAATGATTCTTACAAGTGGGGTGAGTTTTGAAAATATTGCCGTTATTTTTCGTAACAATTCAAGTGCTGATGGTTTAGAAGTTGCTTTAAGAGAACGAGGAATTGCTAGTGTGAGAAAAGGAAGTGGAAGTTTTTTTGAGAGTTTAGAGGTCAAAGCTTTTTGTGCAATGTTAGCCCTTGTGATAAATCCTAAGGATATTATGGCATTTATTCATTTGATGACATACACTAAGGGGGTTGGAAATGTTTTGGCTAAAGAGCTTTTTGATGCTTTGCTTAAATTAGGACGGGGGAATTTGATTCAAGGTTTTTTAAATCCGGATAAAAATGTGAATTTAAAAAGCGAAAAAAAGAACAATTATGATTTAGGGCTTTTTGCTGATTTGGATGAATTTGCGAGTGAAAAACGTTTTGTTTTAGAGAGTGAATTTAACACTCATCCGATTTTAAAACTTTCTAAAATCAATGAAGAATGTGCTAAAAATTTAGAAAAAATTTATATTTTTATTCAAAAAACAAATGAAAATCACCATTCTTTAAATGTCATCAATGAGCTTTGCGATAATGCTTTTTTTAAAGAAATTTGCGAAACACTTGCAATCAAAAGGGCTACAAACAAAGCGGGACAAATTGACTTGCTAAGAAAAAGCGAAAATTTAGAAAAAATTTCTTCTAAATTAGCGGTTTTAAAAGAATTGAGTAAAAATTACAGCGATATTTATAGTTATTATAATTTTTTGACTCTAGGTTCAAATGAAATGAACAATAGCAAAGGTGTTAATCTGTTGAGCATTCATGCGAGTAAGGGTTTGGAATTTGATATGGTTTTTGTTGTGGATTTGGCACAGGGTCGTTTTCCAAATCAAAAACTTATGGCAACAAGCGGGAGTTTAGAAGAGGAACGCAGACTTTTTTATGTTGCTGTAACAAGGGCTAAAAATATTCTTTATCTAAGTTATGCTAAGTATGATAGAAATAAAAAAGCAAATTATGCCCCTTCGTGTTTTCTTATCGAAGCGGGATTTATCGATAAAAATTCATCTTAA
- the mscL gene encoding large conductance mechanosensitive channel protein MscL — protein sequence MFKEFRNFILRGNAFDVAVGIIIGAAFSKIVDSLVKDVIMPPLGFLLKGVDFSNLFIVLKEGTKKAPYATLELAKSAGAITLNIGLFINTLITFFIIATTIFLLFKSIDKLRRMTLKNQTQSQEKSCPYCLSKIPNQAIKCAYCTSDL from the coding sequence ATGTTTAAAGAATTTAGAAATTTCATTTTAAGAGGCAATGCCTTTGATGTAGCGGTAGGAATCATCATCGGAGCAGCTTTTAGTAAGATTGTGGATTCTTTGGTTAAAGATGTGATTATGCCTCCGCTTGGCTTTTTACTTAAGGGTGTGGATTTTTCTAATTTATTCATTGTTTTAAAAGAAGGCACAAAAAAAGCCCCCTATGCTACACTTGAACTTGCTAAAAGTGCAGGGGCTATTACGCTCAATATCGGGCTTTTTATCAATACATTAATCACTTTTTTCATCATAGCCACAACCATTTTTCTTTTGTTTAAAAGCATAGACAAACTCAGACGCATGACTTTGAAAAATCAAACGCAAAGCCAAGAAAAATCTTGTCCCTATTGTCTGTCTAAAATCCCTAATCAAGCTATAAAATGTGCATATTGCACGAGTGATTTATAA
- a CDS encoding methionine ABC transporter permease, whose product MMNENLKALSDFFGRIEKFLNESSLEAIKEVSLNSIYTFNQNYQNILKQALDETIFMSLVSVFVGFLLAIIPGILLAVWGKEGIKENKTAYAILDFITNILRAFPFLILIVVLLPLSKIIVGTSIGTAAATVPLAIGIAPYLAKMLESAFKEVDKGVIEAAKSFGANNFQIIFRVIFVEALPSIISGLTLTLIFTIGFSALAGTVGGGGLGDVAIRYGYERFNKEVMIQTVVILLVLVQMVQILGNLFYIWAKNNREIFIFITISLLLFIKMLFSIYNDEAIFFEAIVFVFLILSLLYKLKRN is encoded by the coding sequence CTGATGAATGAGAATTTAAAAGCTTTAAGCGATTTTTTTGGACGCATTGAAAAATTTCTCAATGAAAGTTCTTTAGAAGCCATTAAAGAGGTCAGTTTAAATTCCATTTACACTTTCAATCAAAACTATCAAAATATACTCAAACAAGCTTTAGATGAAACGATTTTTATGAGTTTGGTGTCGGTTTTTGTCGGATTTTTACTTGCGATTATTCCGGGAATTTTACTTGCCGTTTGGGGTAAAGAAGGCATTAAAGAAAATAAAACCGCCTATGCGATTTTAGATTTCATCACAAATATTTTGCGTGCCTTTCCTTTTCTCATTTTGATTGTCGTACTTTTGCCTCTTTCTAAAATCATAGTTGGAACAAGCATAGGAACAGCAGCAGCTACCGTGCCTTTAGCCATAGGAATAGCTCCCTATCTGGCTAAAATGTTAGAAAGTGCATTTAAAGAAGTGGATAAAGGAGTGATAGAAGCTGCAAAATCTTTTGGTGCAAATAATTTTCAAATCATCTTTAGGGTGATTTTTGTTGAAGCTCTACCGAGTATTATCAGCGGTCTTACTCTTACTTTGATTTTTACTATAGGTTTTTCGGCTCTTGCTGGAACGGTTGGAGGCGGAGGACTTGGCGATGTTGCCATTCGCTATGGTTATGAACGTTTTAATAAAGAAGTTATGATACAAACTGTGGTAATTTTATTGGTTTTGGTGCAAATGGTTCAAATTTTAGGCAATTTATTTTATATATGGGCAAAAAACAATAGAGAAATTTTCATCTTCATAACAATAAGTTTGCTACTTTTTATCAAAATGCTTTTTTCGATTTATAATGATGAAGCAATCTTTTTTGAAGCCATAGTATTTGTTTTTTTAATTTTATCTTTACTCTATAAACTCAAAAGAAATTAA
- a CDS encoding methionine ABC transporter ATP-binding protein, whose protein sequence is MIKIQNLKKYYGKDLVINDVSLEIKKGEIYAIVGHSGAGKSTLLRCINALEEYQEGKLEVLGLDVKNLTQNNPKELINLRKDIGMIFQNFALMNRKSVFENVAMPLRVHYTSSKFYSKLFKKAYLSEEKIKQRVNELLDIVGLSNKLKAYPKELSGGQKQRVAIARALALNPKILLSDEATSALDPNTTKNILELIAQINAEFGISVVLVTHEMEVVKDIAKKAVLLEHGQIIGQGAIDELFLKPNAKMKEFLGESEFLPKNGINIRLYFPKEIAQNSIVTHMARALNIDFSIVWGRIEKLNNTAVGNLVININEKDKQSVLEYIEKSGVLWEMADE, encoded by the coding sequence TTGATTAAAATTCAAAATTTAAAAAAATATTATGGTAAAGACCTTGTGATTAATGATGTTTCTTTGGAGATAAAAAAAGGAGAAATTTATGCCATTGTTGGGCACAGCGGTGCAGGGAAATCCACGCTTTTAAGATGCATTAATGCTCTTGAAGAATATCAAGAAGGAAAGCTTGAAGTGCTTGGACTTGATGTTAAAAATTTAACTCAAAACAATCCTAAAGAACTCATCAATCTTAGAAAAGATATAGGAATGATTTTTCAAAATTTTGCTTTGATGAACCGAAAATCTGTATTTGAAAATGTTGCAATGCCCTTAAGAGTGCATTATACAAGCTCAAAATTTTACTCAAAACTTTTTAAAAAAGCATATTTGAGTGAAGAAAAAATAAAACAAAGAGTCAATGAGCTTTTAGACATTGTAGGGCTTTCAAATAAACTTAAAGCCTATCCTAAGGAACTAAGCGGAGGGCAAAAGCAAAGAGTCGCGATAGCAAGAGCCTTAGCCTTAAATCCTAAAATTTTATTGAGTGATGAAGCCACTTCAGCCCTTGATCCTAATACAACTAAGAATATTTTAGAATTGATTGCTCAAATCAATGCAGAATTTGGAATCAGCGTTGTTTTGGTCACTCACGAAATGGAAGTGGTTAAGGATATTGCTAAAAAAGCCGTTTTGCTTGAACACGGACAGATTATCGGTCAGGGTGCAATTGATGAACTTTTTTTAAAACCAAATGCTAAGATGAAAGAATTTTTAGGCGAGAGTGAATTTTTACCTAAAAATGGAATAAATATTCGTCTTTATTTCCCTAAAGAAATTGCACAAAATAGTATAGTTACTCATATGGCAAGGGCTTTAAATATCGATTTTAGCATAGTTTGGGGCAGGATAGAAAAACTCAATAACACTGCAGTGGGAAATTTAGTCATCAATATCAATGAAAAAGACAAGCAAAGTGTCTTAGAATACATAGAAAAAAGCGGTGTTTTATGGGAGATGGCTGATGAATGA
- the dnaK gene encoding molecular chaperone DnaK yields the protein MSKVIGIDLGTTNSCVAVYERGESKVIPNKEGKNTTPSIVAFTDKGEILVGDSAKRQAVTNPEKTIYSIKRIMGLMINEDAAKEAKNRLPYHITERNGACAIEIAGKIYTPQEISAKVLMKLKEDAEAFLGEKVVDAVITVPAYFNDAQRKATKEAGTIAGLNVLRIINEPTSAALAYGLDKKDSEKIVVYDLGGGTFDVTVLETGDNVVEVLATGGNAFLGGDDFDNKLIDFLATEFKNETGIDLKNDVMALQRLKEAAENAKKELSSANETNINLPFITADASGPKHLTKTLTRAKFESMIEGLVAETITKINEVVKDAGLKKDEVKEIVMVGGSTRVPLVQDEVKKAFGKDLNKSVNPDEVVAIGAAIQGAVIKGDVKDVLLLDVTPLSLGIETLGGVMTKIIEKGTTIPTKKEQVFSTAEDNQNAVTINVLQGEREFSRDNKSLGNFNLEGIPPAPRGMPQIEVTFDIDANGILTVSAKDKATGKAQEIKITGSSGLSEEEINNMVKDAELHKEEDKKRKEAVDARNSADSLAHQVEKSLNELGEKIANEDRENIQKSLDDLRQTLNNQEASKEEIEAKMKALSDVSHKLAETMYKKDENKAGDKKKKDDDIIDAEVE from the coding sequence ATGAGTAAAGTTATAGGTATAGATTTAGGAACAACAAATTCTTGTGTTGCTGTGTATGAACGTGGCGAAAGTAAAGTGATACCAAATAAAGAAGGTAAAAACACCACTCCTTCTATCGTGGCTTTTACAGATAAAGGCGAAATTCTAGTCGGCGATAGTGCAAAGCGTCAAGCTGTAACGAATCCTGAAAAAACCATTTATTCGATTAAGAGAATTATGGGTTTGATGATTAATGAAGATGCGGCTAAAGAGGCTAAAAATAGACTTCCTTATCATATTACTGAAAGAAATGGTGCTTGTGCAATTGAGATTGCGGGTAAAATTTACACTCCACAAGAAATTTCTGCTAAGGTTTTGATGAAACTTAAAGAAGATGCGGAAGCTTTTTTAGGAGAAAAAGTTGTTGATGCGGTCATTACGGTGCCTGCGTATTTTAATGATGCTCAAAGAAAGGCGACTAAAGAAGCTGGAACGATAGCGGGTTTAAATGTGCTTAGAATCATCAATGAACCGACTTCAGCGGCTTTAGCCTATGGATTGGATAAAAAAGACTCTGAAAAGATTGTGGTTTATGATTTAGGTGGCGGAACTTTTGATGTTACTGTGCTTGAAACAGGTGATAATGTTGTAGAGGTTCTGGCTACGGGCGGAAATGCCTTTTTGGGCGGAGACGATTTTGATAATAAACTCATAGATTTTTTAGCAACTGAATTTAAAAATGAAACAGGAATTGATCTTAAAAATGATGTGATGGCTTTACAAAGACTTAAAGAAGCTGCTGAAAATGCTAAAAAAGAGCTTAGCTCTGCAAATGAAACAAATATCAATTTGCCTTTTATTACAGCCGATGCGAGTGGTCCAAAACACCTTACTAAAACTTTAACAAGGGCTAAATTTGAATCAATGATAGAGGGCTTGGTTGCTGAAACCATTACTAAAATCAATGAAGTCGTCAAAGATGCAGGACTTAAAAAAGATGAAGTTAAAGAAATTGTTATGGTGGGCGGTTCTACCCGTGTGCCTTTGGTGCAAGATGAAGTGAAAAAGGCATTTGGTAAAGATTTAAATAAATCGGTCAATCCTGATGAAGTTGTAGCCATTGGAGCAGCGATTCAAGGTGCGGTCATAAAAGGTGATGTAAAAGATGTGCTTTTACTCGATGTTACTCCGCTTTCTTTGGGTATTGAAACTTTAGGAGGTGTGATGACTAAGATTATCGAAAAAGGCACAACCATTCCAACCAAAAAAGAACAAGTTTTTTCAACTGCAGAAGACAATCAAAATGCCGTTACTATCAATGTTTTGCAAGGAGAGAGAGAATTCAGTCGCGATAATAAATCTTTAGGAAATTTTAATCTTGAAGGAATTCCACCGGCTCCAAGAGGTATGCCACAAATTGAAGTTACTTTTGATATTGATGCGAATGGAATTTTAACCGTTTCAGCTAAAGATAAAGCTACGGGTAAGGCTCAAGAGATTAAAATCACAGGTTCAAGCGGTCTTAGTGAAGAAGAGATTAATAATATGGTTAAAGATGCTGAATTGCATAAAGAAGAAGATAAAAAACGCAAAGAAGCGGTAGATGCTAGAAATTCAGCAGATTCTTTGGCTCATCAAGTTGAAAAATCTTTAAATGAACTCGGTGAAAAAATCGCGAATGAAGACAGAGAAAATATACAAAAGTCCCTTGATGATTTAAGGCAAACTCTTAACAATCAGGAAGCAAGTAAAGAGGAGATTGAAGCAAAGATGAAAGCTTTGAGCGATGTTTCGCATAAACTTGCAGAAACTATGTATAAAAAAGATGAAAATAAAGCGGGAGATAAAAAGAAGAAAGATGACGATATAATTGATGCTGAAGTCGAATGA